The window ATGCTTAAATAATTCAAAATTATCTCTTAGTGTGTATACATAGGCATTATTGATAAAATAGCGTAAGGTAGGTAACAAGACTTGTTATTTCGTGATATAGATTTGTTAGTTGCAGGAAGGTCATTATGAGTACATTGCAAAACTCACCGCCAGGTTTTTTTAAACGCTTTAGGTTGGGGAACCTGTACCTAAAAACATTTCCTATGGAGAAAAAATTATCTCCCGTTTTTCCTGAACTGCGTATGATCAAAGCGACACGTTTTGGCATCCGCTTTATGCCGCCAATTGCGATATTTACCTTAACTTGGCAAATAGCCTTAGGGGGGGAACTCGGGCCAGCAGTGGCGACAGCCTTATTTGCTTGTAGTTTACCTATGCAAGGATTGTGGTGGTTAGGTAAGAGAGCATCAACGCCGCTTCCTGCCAGTTTATTGAATTGGTTTCATGAAATTCGTGAGAAATTTACTCAAGCAGGTATCGCAATAGCCCCTATCGAACAGCAGCCTGATTACTTGGCGTTAGCGCAATTATTAAAGCGAGCATTTAAGCAATTAGACAAGTCATTCATGGATGACGTTTAAGTGAAAAGCTCGATTTAACAACAAGTAATGAAAAAAGGTTGTCTAGATCAATAAAAGTGATGTTTTCACTGTCCATCATGAATATTGAATGCGAAGATAAGTTAAACATTTTCCGAGGAGAATCATGATGGAAATGACCAATGCACAACGCTTAATTCTATCCAATCAATATAAAATGATGACTATGCTTGATCCTGAAAACGCGGATCGTTATCGCCGTTTACAAACGATTATTGAGCGTGGCTTTGGCTTACAAATGCGTGAGCTTGATAGAGACTTTGGTGAGTTAAGTGAAAGTACTTGCCGCACGGTAATTGATATTATGGAGATGTATCACGCATTGCAGGTGTCATATGGTAATATGAGCGACGCCCAAGGCGTTGACCCTCGTCGTGTACAATTCTTAGGCTTTGATGCTGCGACAGAAGCGCGTTATTTGAGTTATGTTCGTTTTATGGTGAACACTGAAGGTCGTTACACGCATTTCGATAGTGGAACTCATGGTTTCAACTCGCAAACGCCTATGTGGGATAAATATGTGCGAATGTTGGGAATCTGGCGTGCATGTCCTCGTCAATACCACTTATCGGCAGTCGAAATTAGTCAAATTATCAATGCATAATGTGTTGTTTAAGGGGTAAAAGTGGAGTTAAAAGCAAAAGGTTTTTTATTTGATCTCGATGGTACCTTAGTCGATTCATTAGCCGTTGTAGAGCGTTGCTGGTGTTTATTTGGTGAAGAAATAGGCGTAAGTCGTGATGAAATTATTCATTTTATCCATGGAAAGCCTGCTTTAACGAGTTTACGACACTTTATGCCTGAAGCCAGCGAAGATGAAATTAAAGCACGTTTTCGCTGGTTAGAAGAGATGGAAGCCTCGGATACTGAAGGTGTTATAGCCTTATCTGGTGCTGTGGCATTACTTCAGCGATTAGATGAGTTAGCGGTACCATGGGCCATTGTGACATCGGGAACCGTACCGATTGCCCATGGTCGTCAACAGGCCGCAGGATTACCAGAACCTAAACACTGGGTTACGTTTGAAAAAGTGTCTAAAGGTAAACCAGACCCTGAACCTTTTTTATTAGGGGCGAAAGCCTTAAATTTAGATCCAAAAGACTGTATTGCGTTTGAAGATGCTCAAGCTGGGATTTATTCGGCTCTTGATGCCGGTTGTCAAGTGGTGGCGGTCCATGCACCAGAGAGTATGCCAAGAAGAGAACAAATTCATGCGATAATCAGTTCATTAACGCAAGTTTCGGTAACTCACTCAGACAAAAATGGTGTTTTTACACTATTAGTGTCAAAAAATGTTTAACAGCGAATTAATCAAGGAATTTCCCCGTAAAACATGATTAACTAAGGAAAATGACTAACACTATTTTTTTCGTCAAAAGGGGATATTTTGAACGGAGAATTGTTGTGGGTGTTAACCCTCCTGTTGATCGCAATTGTACTGTTCACCACAAACAAAATTCGGATGGATGTGGTGGCATTACTCGTTATAGTGGCCTTTGTTCTAAGTGATACTTTAACTTTAGAGCAAGCGACCGCGGGTTTTGCGGACCCTAACGTATTATTGATAGCGGCTTTATTTGTTATTGGTGATGGCTTAGTACGAACCGGTATCGCCTATCAAATGGGGGATTGGCTAGTACGAGTGGCTGGTAGCAGCGAAAGCAAGATGTTAGTTTTTTTAATGATCACCGTTGCTGGGCTTGGTGCCTTTATGAGCTCTACTGGTGTTGTCGCTATCTTTATTCCTGTCGTGCTGAGTGTTGCAGCACGAATGAAAATTTCTCCAAGTCGATTAATGATGCCTTTAGGCTTTGCCGGCCTGATCAGCGGTATGATGACGTTGGTCGCAACACCACCGAATATGGTGGTTAACAGTGAGTTGGTCAGAGAAGGTATCAAAGGCTTTCAATTCTTTTCAATTACACCGATTGGTTTGGTGATTTTACTGGCCGGTATCGCGTATATGTGGGTTGCGCGCCGTTGGTTAGGTAGCAGTGAACCAGACAAACTTCCTGAGCGTTACCAACGTAGTTTCCGTGATTTGATTCGTGACTATAAATTAACGGGTAGGGCGCGTCGTCTGGCTATTCGTAAAGGTTCCCCCTTGATCGGACATTCTCTCGATGAACTACATTTGCGTTCTCGCTATGAAGCTAACGTCGTTGGGATTGAGCGTTGGCGTAAATTCCGCCGTGTTATGGTGAGTGCAACTGGTGGCACAGAACTTAGAGAGCAAGATGTATTGCTGGTGGACATTTCTGTGAGTGACGATGAACTACGTCAATTTTGTTTTGAGCAGAAATTAGAACCAATGATATTACGTGGTGATTACTTTTCAGATCAGTCCCGTGATGTTGGCATGGCTGAAGTTTCTATGAACCCTGACTCTGAATTATTGGGTAAAAGCTTACGCGATATTAAGTTTCGTACTCGCTATGGCCTCAATGTGGTGGGGATTCGTCGTGATGGTAAAGCGATGGATGGTAAGCTCGTTGATGAACCTTTACGCCTTGGTGATATCTTATTAGTCATTGGGGATTGGAAATTAATTCGTATTTTATCAACCAAACCTCGTAATTTTATTGTATTGAATCTGGCCGCAGAGGTTGAAGCCGTCGCTCCTGCTTCGTCACAAGCACCGCATGCTTTATTTTGTTTGGCCTTAATGGTTGCCATGATGGTCACTAATGAAATTCCCAACTTTATTGCTGCATTAATTGCTTGTTTATTGATGGGAAAATTTCGTTGTATCGATATGGAAAGTGCTTATAAATCGATTCACTGGCCAAGTATCATACTGATTGTCGGGATGATGCCATTTGCGCTAGCATTACAAAAAACTGGAGGGATCGCCTTAGCAGTAGATGCATTGATGGAAATAGCCGGTAATTTGGGACCACATGTGATGTTACTGTGTTTATTTATACTTTGTGCCTCTATAGGTTTGTTTATTTCAAATACCGCGACCGCTGTTTTAATGGCGCCTATCGCTATCGCGGCAGCTCGTCAAATGGAAGTCTCTCCTTTACCCTTTGCTATGATTGTCGGTATTGCGGCTTCTGCTGCATTTATGACGCCTGTTTCCTCACCAGTCAACACATTAGTACTTGGCCCAGGAGGTTATAAATTCGGCGATTTCGTTAAAATAGGTGTTCCTTTCACGATAGTGGTAATGATAATCAGTGTATTGATTGTGCCTATTCTTTTTCCTTTCTAATAATAATGAAGCCCTCTTAACGAGGGCTGCTAGTTTCTTATATTAATGAAAAAACTTAATGTTTAACACCTTAAAGATTTTCTCATCACCGGAGAAGGCGATATTCTCTATTGAAAATAAATAGCGATTCTACGGAGGGGAGAATGAGAAATAGCGCACATAGACGAAATACCTATTATGGGGAAGCGGATTTTGAAAATTTTTGGGGAGAGGAATTAAGTGAAGTAGTCATACGGCATCATGTAGAAAGCCATGCTATTTATAATAATAGCCGACTATTAACTGAGAAGGTTTATCATGATATACCCGATAAAACAATATTAAAGAATGTGTTTTATTTTTTATATGAAATAGGAATAGATAATTCTTATGATTATTGGTATGTCAAAATTAAGACTAAAAGTGGCAAAGTATATAAAACAAAAACTAATTTCTATTGTTCTATTAGAGAAAGTGACCATGGAAAAGTGATATTGGGCGTTAACGGTGAGTCGAGAAGACTGTATTTAGATTTTCCGAGTTCATCGAATTGTTCAACGGCCTTAAATGAAGCGGATTAAACAAACAAAACTGGAATGGTAAGACGCATTCCAGCTTAGAAAGTTAATGACTAATTTCATCCAGTGAAAGTTTGAATCCCGGAACAAAAATGTCGATGAAATAATCCATTTCAGGGCTTTTTCTTTGCGCAAGAATTTTTTCAAGACGCTTTTTGGCTAATTTAAATTCACTATTTCCAGCGGATAATTCTTCTAGACATTTCAAGTAAGCACAGAGTGAGTCTGCTTGTTTTACTATACTATGTTCTTCATTTGACTGTAATTCTTCGATAAGCAGCGGTTTAAAATCTTCCTGTAATTCTTCAGGTAACATATCTAATAGCTTTTGCTGAGCAAATTGCTCGATTTTTTTATATTCATGGGCAATTTGTGAATTGTGATACTTAATCGGCGTTGGGAGATCGCCCGTAATCACTTCACTTGCGTCATGATACATGGCTAACAAGGCGATGCGCTCAGCATTGACATGACCACCAAACTTACGGTTTTTGATGATGGCCAGTGCGTGAGCGACCATCGCTACCTGTAAACTGTGCTCTGAGACGTTTTCAGTGCGTACGTTACGCATGAGTGGCCAACGATGGATGAGTTTCATTCGTGCAAGGTGGGCAAAGAAGTAGCTCATATAACCTCATTAAACAGGTAAAAAGGGAATTATAATATAGTTTATTTAAAATAGATATTGGTTTATTAAAGCTTAATAAGATGAAAATCAAATCTAATTAATAATTAAAATGCTTTACGAATATCATCATTCATTTATTTTATTATTGTTTAAACGTGACACTGTTTAATCTCACGGAGTCAATTCATTGTTGTTAAATTAATGGAGGTAAATGATGGGGGTTGAATTAGGCTGGAATTTGGGGTTTATCACATTTGAAAATTTTTGGCATGAAAAATTAAAATATGTGAGATTATATCACACGACGGATAATGGTAAGCCAACAGATATGACACTGTATCATGTTGAACATGGTAGTATTATCAAAAAAGCAGGTTCATTTGAATATGATGGTCAACTAAATTATTGGCGATTAGAAATTATTACAGAGAGAGGAGAGAAGTTTATAACAAAAAATAACTTCTATTGTACGATAACAGAAGAAGATGATCCGGAAGTTATTATCGGTGTTAATGGTGATGCAAGAACAATGTATGTTGCATTTTCTCACTCTAGTGGATGTAAAACTAAATTATTAAAAGTTTAATGATGTTAATTTAAATTGTTATAAAAATAAATCAATGGTGTAATACCAATCTAAAAAAGATAGCGAATGTTGAGTTCATAACAAATTAAAAATATCATTTAAAGAGCCTCTATTATGGATGCTCTTTAATTGCTTGTATATTTGTTTTTAATTATTGTTTGATCTGCGGTGATAAAAATCTATAATCAGCATAAACATTCTTAATAAATAATAGTAGGGGACATCATGAAATACTTTCCAATTATATTATTGCTGTTTTTCTTAGCTGCTGTTTATTTTATTTCCATTATCTAACGATTAGTCATCAACAATCCATTTATGTGTATTGTCTTTTAAAGAATACCAATGAGAAAGATAGTACAATCATGATGAGATGATTTTAGATTGTTACTCAACATTATTTGATGAGACGGGGCTCTTATTTGCTTTGATAGTGAGTGAGAGCTTGTTATTTATTATCCACTATTGCATTTGCTTATCGTGCTATTTGCCATAAAAATGGCAACTCCCTCACAAGAGGAAGTTGCACAGTCACTGTCCATTACTGACGATAATTCTCGATAAAACGGCCAAATTTATTAATCGCCATTTCAAGATCATCTGCATAAGGTAAGGTGACGATCCTAAAGTGGTCTGGCTCAGGCCAATTAAATGCCGTTCCTTGTACCAAAAGCACTTTTTCTTGTAGTAACAGATCAAGGATCATTTTTTGGTCATCATGGATATTAAAGCGTTTAATATCAATTTTAGGGAACATATAAAGTGCCCCCTGTGGTTTGACACAAGAGACCCCAGGTATCTGATTAATTAGCTGCCATGCGCGCTCTCTTTGCTCATATAGACGACCACCAGGTTGAATAAATTCACTAATACTCTGATAGCCTCCCAAAGCGGTTTGAATAGCATGCTGCATTGGAACGTTAGCGCACAAACGCATAGATGCTAACATTTCAAGTCCTTCGATATAGCTTTTAGCTTGTTGTTTTGGTCCGTTTAAGACCATCCAGCCTTGTCGGAAACCGGCTACACGATAGGTTTTTGATAAACCGTTAAAAGTGACAGTAAGTAAATCTGGAGCTAATGCGGCAATAGAGTGATGAACGGCATTATCGTAAAGAATTTTGTCGTAAATTTCATCGGCGAAAATAATAAGGTTGTTCTGGCGAGCAATCTCAACAATTTCCAGTAGAAGCTCTTTGCTGTAGACCGCGCCTGTCGGGTTATTTGGGTTGATAATCACGATACCCCGAGTACGAGGGCTGATTTTTTTACGAATATCGTCAATATCAGGCATCCACCCTTGTTGCTCATCACACATGTAATGTACGGCATTACCGCCAGACAGGGAAACCGCAGCTGTCCAAAGAGGGTAATCAGGTGCTGGAACCAGCATTTCATCGCCATTATTGAGTAACGCTTGCATTGCTTGCACGATTAATTCAGAAACACCGTTACCGATATAGACATCTTCAACAGTCATTTCACGAATATCGCGTGCTTGATAATGCTGAACAATCGCTTTACGCGC of the Providencia stuartii genome contains:
- the yfbR gene encoding 5'-deoxynucleotidase; translation: MSYFFAHLARMKLIHRWPLMRNVRTENVSEHSLQVAMVAHALAIIKNRKFGGHVNAERIALLAMYHDASEVITGDLPTPIKYHNSQIAHEYKKIEQFAQQKLLDMLPEELQEDFKPLLIEELQSNEEHSIVKQADSLCAYLKCLEELSAGNSEFKLAKKRLEKILAQRKSPEMDYFIDIFVPGFKLSLDEISH
- a CDS encoding sugar phosphatase; its protein translation is MELKAKGFLFDLDGTLVDSLAVVERCWCLFGEEIGVSRDEIIHFIHGKPALTSLRHFMPEASEDEIKARFRWLEEMEASDTEGVIALSGAVALLQRLDELAVPWAIVTSGTVPIAHGRQQAAGLPEPKHWVTFEKVSKGKPDPEPFLLGAKALNLDPKDCIAFEDAQAGIYSALDAGCQVVAVHAPESMPRREQIHAIISSLTQVSVTHSDKNGVFTLLVSKNV
- a CDS encoding YfbU family protein, with amino-acid sequence MEMTNAQRLILSNQYKMMTMLDPENADRYRRLQTIIERGFGLQMRELDRDFGELSESTCRTVIDIMEMYHALQVSYGNMSDAQGVDPRRVQFLGFDAATEARYLSYVRFMVNTEGRYTHFDSGTHGFNSQTPMWDKYVRMLGIWRACPRQYHLSAVEISQIINA
- a CDS encoding SLC13 family permease, producing the protein MNGELLWVLTLLLIAIVLFTTNKIRMDVVALLVIVAFVLSDTLTLEQATAGFADPNVLLIAALFVIGDGLVRTGIAYQMGDWLVRVAGSSESKMLVFLMITVAGLGAFMSSTGVVAIFIPVVLSVAARMKISPSRLMMPLGFAGLISGMMTLVATPPNMVVNSELVREGIKGFQFFSITPIGLVILLAGIAYMWVARRWLGSSEPDKLPERYQRSFRDLIRDYKLTGRARRLAIRKGSPLIGHSLDELHLRSRYEANVVGIERWRKFRRVMVSATGGTELREQDVLLVDISVSDDELRQFCFEQKLEPMILRGDYFSDQSRDVGMAEVSMNPDSELLGKSLRDIKFRTRYGLNVVGIRRDGKAMDGKLVDEPLRLGDILLVIGDWKLIRILSTKPRNFIVLNLAAEVEAVAPASSQAPHALFCLALMVAMMVTNEIPNFIAALIACLLMGKFRCIDMESAYKSIHWPSIILIVGMMPFALALQKTGGIALAVDALMEIAGNLGPHVMLLCLFILCASIGLFISNTATAVLMAPIAIAAARQMEVSPLPFAMIVGIAASAAFMTPVSSPVNTLVLGPGGYKFGDFVKIGVPFTIVVMIISVLIVPILFPF
- a CDS encoding pyridoxal phosphate-dependent aminotransferase; protein product: MNNVKKSNKLDNVCYDIRGPVLKEAKRLEEEGNKVLKLNIGNPAPFGFEAPDEILVDVLRNLPSSQGYCDSKGLYSARKAIVQHYQARDIREMTVEDVYIGNGVSELIVQAMQALLNNGDEMLVPAPDYPLWTAAVSLSGGNAVHYMCDEQQGWMPDIDDIRKKISPRTRGIVIINPNNPTGAVYSKELLLEIVEIARQNNLIIFADEIYDKILYDNAVHHSIAALAPDLLTVTFNGLSKTYRVAGFRQGWMVLNGPKQQAKSYIEGLEMLASMRLCANVPMQHAIQTALGGYQSISEFIQPGGRLYEQRERAWQLINQIPGVSCVKPQGALYMFPKIDIKRFNIHDDQKMILDLLLQEKVLLVQGTAFNWPEPDHFRIVTLPYADDLEMAINKFGRFIENYRQ
- the yfbV gene encoding terminus macrodomain insulation protein YfbV, which encodes MSTLQNSPPGFFKRFRLGNLYLKTFPMEKKLSPVFPELRMIKATRFGIRFMPPIAIFTLTWQIALGGELGPAVATALFACSLPMQGLWWLGKRASTPLPASLLNWFHEIREKFTQAGIAIAPIEQQPDYLALAQLLKRAFKQLDKSFMDDV